The sequence below is a genomic window from Alligator mississippiensis isolate rAllMis1 chromosome 16, rAllMis1, whole genome shotgun sequence.
TGGGTCCCCCCATCTCCACCCTGGGGACAGGGAACTAATTAAGAGGCACGCTGCTACTAGTGGCCTGCCTGcaagcctctgcccctgctccctaccTCATTGCTGCTCATTTCTTACCAGACTCACGCAGCGTGCTGCTTGCGTGCCACCAGACTGACCAGGTCAGTGTAGTCTGAGATGGATTCGGGAGCAGGTTCTGGAGCCTCTTGGATGTGTTCAATGATACACCCAGCATCTCTTACAGCTGCCTCCACCGACTCCCggtccaggcccaggcaggagaaGTTGTGCTGCCCGACCAAGTAGTAGGTTCCTTTCAGGACTGTATTTAATACCAGGTGTCCCCCCGGCTTCACCAGGGAGCTGATGTTCTTCACGGCTGCACGAAAGGTGCCCAGGTCTTTGCAGGCAGCTTCCAAGcacagcatggagagcaggcAGTCGGCCGCGGGCAGCGTCACGGGGGCCAGAGGGTTGGGTTTCCTCACGTCGCACTTCAGAACCTGCTTCACTTTCTTCCTCAGTTTCTCTTCCTTCTCAGCCCACTTTTCCCTGGGAGGAAATGTCTAGTGAGTGATCCCGTGGGGTTACCTGCCTGCCTGGGGGCTCATGTACAGAGAAACAGGAGGATGTTCAATGAAACCAAAAGGCAGAGCATTAAAATGGACAAAAGTGCGTGCTCTTGCCCATGCAATGCACAATTAGGTTGTGGAGCTTGCTCCCGTAAGAGGCCAAGAGCCGGGCAGGAGGTGGAGACAGGAACATGCTGCCAGGACCAAGGGGCTGGATTAAAACCACCTTGCTGGCTCTGCACCATCCCTGGATTACAGCATTAGTGATAACCAGGAGGTCCCCTCCGCTGGGAAGAAGGTGCTAATTCAAATCATAGGAagtgagggctggcagggacctcagttcaaccccctgctcaaagcaggaccatactcCATCATCCCAACCtcggctttgtctagccgggttcctccaaggatggagatgccatcatctctctgagtaacctgttcagtgcttcaccaccctcctagtgagaaagttcttgctaatatctaacctcaacttcccttgctgcagcttgagcccattgctccttgtgcctAGAGGGACAAACTCCTGCAGTCACTGCGTACAGACCTGACGGTTGTCGTACCATGAATTGTTTGCACGGCCTCATTCACCTAGTGCCAGTGGTGCACAGTACATGGTGCAGTGCCACAGTAGGCAGATTGCCGGATCTAATAGAGGAAGCTGCACGCTAATgcccatgcctctctgaaccaggtaGTGTCTAaggagccaccctgccctgccttctgcctaaaacAGATATCCAAAACTACCTCGTTGCAATAGCGTGACCCTCGGGGGTTAAGCCAGTGAGCgtggcagggccagcctggctgttGTGCCTCACTACAGAGCCTGGCACAGTGGAGCCGCGGTGCTGCGTTTCCTGCCAGAAGggctttttttggttcctatattAGAAACTCTCCCTGCATCCAACACACTTCTGCTCTGACAGGTGCCCTAGGAAGTGTGTTGTTGTCTTTTCATCTCGCGGGCCACCACGAGCCCTC
It includes:
- the LOC102570006 gene encoding nicotinamide N-methyltransferase-like, with amino-acid sequence MDTPASFTEGEVYQAHFHPRDYLETWYNFDGGLSNKNSLMTSVLRNLHKVFSAGDVKGDTLIDIGSGPTIYHLLSACEKFNEIIISDYTDRNRQELEKWLKKEPGAFDWTPAVKYVCELEGQREKWAEKEEKLRKKVKQVLKCDVRKPNPLAPVTLPAADCLLSMLCLEAACKDLGTFRAAVKNISSLVKPGGHLVLNTVLKGTYYLVGQHNFSCLGLDRESVEAAVRDAGCIIEHIQEAPEPAPESISDYTDLVSLVARKQHAA